In one Misgurnus anguillicaudatus chromosome 1, ASM2758022v2, whole genome shotgun sequence genomic region, the following are encoded:
- the LOC129432334 gene encoding glutamate receptor ionotropic, kainate 2 → MMMMMMVVMMMVWLPGLVIRLTLLMFVAGSSGMPHVLRFGGIFESIESGPSGPEELAFKFALNTINRNRTLLPNTTLTYDIQRINVFDSFEASRKACEQLSLGVAAIFGPSHSSSANAVQSISNALGVPHIQTRWKHQVSDNRDSYYVSLYPDFSSLSRAILDLVHFFRWRTVTVVYDDSTGLIRLQELIKAPSRYNIRLKIRQLASDTKDAKPLLKDMKKAKEFHVIFDCSHEMAAWILKQALSMGMVTEYYHYIFTTLDLFALDMEPYRFSGVNMTGFRILNTESQQVSSIIEKWSMERLQAPPKPDSGLLDGFMTTDAALMYDAVHVVAVAVQQSPQITVSSLQCNRHKPWRFGGRFIGLIKEASWDGLTGRILFNKTNGLRTDFDLDVISLKENGLEKIGTWDPPRGLNMTENHKSKMTNITDSLSNKSLRVSTILEEPYVMFKKSDKPLYGNDRFEGFCVDLLRELSGILGFRYEIRLVEDGKYGAFEESTGQWNGMVRELMDHKADLAVAPLTITYVREKVIDFSKPFMTLGISILYRKPNGTNPGVFSFLNPLSPDIWMYILLACLGVSCVLFVIARFSPYEWYNPHPCNPDSDVVENNFTLLNSFWFGVGALMRQGSELMPKALSTRIVGGIWWFFTLIIISSYTANLAAFLTVERMESPIDSADDLAKQTKILYGVVEDGATMTFFKKTKISTYDKMWEFMNSRRQSVIVKSVEEGIQRVLTSDYAFLMESTAIEFVTQRNCNLTQVGGLIDSKAYGVGTPMGSPYRDKITIAILQLQEEGKLHMMKEKWWRGNGCPEEDSKEASALGVQNIGGIFIVLAAGLVLSVFVAVGEVLYKSKQNAQIEKRSFCSAMVEELRVSLKCQRRRKQKAQPPAIVKTEEVINMHTFNDRRLPGKETMA, encoded by the exons gtGGGATTTTCGAGTCGATCGAGAGCGGACCCTCAGGACCAGAAGAACTCGCCTTTAAATTTGCACTAAACACCATCAACAGGAACCGAACACTTCTGCCCAACACCACGCTCACGTATGACATCCAGAGAATCAACGTTTTTGACAGTTTTGAGGCTTCCAGGAAAG CCTGTGAGCAGCTCTCTCTGGGCGTGGCAGCGATCTTTGGCCCCTCCCACAGCTCATCAGCCAATGCGGTTCAGTCCATATCTAACGCCCTGGGCGTCCCTCACATTCAGACGCGATGGAAACATCAGGTGTCCGATAACAGAGACTCGTATTATGTCAGTCTGTATCCAGATTTCTCATCTCTGAGTCGGGCCATACTGGACCTCGTCCATTTCTTCAGATGGAGGACGGTCACTGTGGTCTATGATGACAGCACTG GTCTCATCCGTCTACAGGAGCTCATTAAAGCTCCATCCCGATATAACATTCGGCTGAAAATCCGACAGCTTGCTTCAGACACCAAGGATGCCAAACCGCTACTGAAAGACATGAAAAAGGCCAAAGAGTTTCATGTTATATTTGACTGTAGTCATGAGATGGCCGCTTGGATCCTCAAACAG gctCTTTCTATGGGAATGGTGACAGAATATTATCATTACATCTTTACTACACTG GATCTGTTTGCGCTGGATATGGAGCCGTATCGGTTCAGTGGAGTAAATATGACTGGATTCAGGATCCTGAACACAGAGAGTCAGCAGGTCTCATCCATCATTGAGAAATGGTCAATGGAGCGACTGCAGGCGCCACCCAAACCTGACTCAGGTCTACTGGACGGCTTTATGACG ACGGATGCCGCTCTCATGTATGATGCTGTTCATGTTGTCGCTGTGGCCGTTCAGCAGTCACCTCAAATCACTGTGAGCTCACTGCAGTGTAACAGACACAAACCCTGGCGATTCGGAGGAAGATTCATCGGCCTTATTAAagag GCTTCCTGGGACGGACTGACGGGTCGAATTCTCTTCAACAAAACGAACGGTCTGAGAACAGACTTTGATTTGGATGTCATCAGTCTAAAAGAGAATGGACTGGAAAAG ATAGGCACATGGGATCCTCCTCGCGGACTCAACATGACAGAAAACCACAAGAGTAAAATGACCAACATCACTGACTCACTGTCCAACAAATCACTGCGTGTGTCCACTATAttg GAGGAACCGTATGTTATGTTCAAAAAATCTGACAAACCTCTCTATGGCAATGACCGGTTCGAAGGTTTCTGTGTGGACCTgcttcgggaactttcaggaaTCCTGGGCTTCCGTTACGAGATCCGATTGGTGGAGGACGGAAAGTACGGAGCGTTCGAGGAGAGCACGGGCCAGTGGAACGGCATGGTCCGTGAGCTGATGGATCAT AAAGCAGACCTGGCCGTGGCACCGCTGACCATCACATACGTCCGTGAGAAGGTGATCGATTTCTCCAAACCCTTCATGACTCTGGGCATCAGCATCCTGTACCGTAAACCCAACGGCACGAACCCCGGAGTCTTCTCTTTCCTCAATCCTCTCTCACCTGATATCTGGATGTATATACTACTGGCCTGCTTGGGTGTCAGCTGTGTGCTGTTTGTCATAGCCAG GTTCAGTCCATATGAGTGGTACAATCCTCATCCATGTAATCCTGACTCAGATGTGGTGGAGAATAACTTTACACTGCTCAACAGTTTCTGGTTTGGTGTTGGAGCTCTCATGAGACAGG GTTCTGAGCTCATGCCTAAAGCTCTGTCCACGAGGATCGTGGGAGGAATCTGGTGGTTTTTTACCCTCATTATTATTTCATCCTACACTGCAAATCTGGCCGCTTTCCTGACCGTGGAGCGAATGGAGTCACCCATCGACTCTGCAGACGATCTGGCCAAACAAACCAAGATTCTGTACGGCGTGGTGGAGGACGGCGCCACCATGACTTTCTTTAAG AAAACTAAAATCTCCACGTATGATAAGATGTGGGAGTTCATGAACAGCCGTCGACAGTCGGTGATAGTCAAAAGCGTTGAGGAAGGAATCCAGCGGGTTCTTACATCAGATTATGCATTCCTGATGGAGTCCACGGCTATCGAGTTTGTCACCCAGCGTAACTGTAACCTCACGCAGGTCGGAGGACTCATCGACTCCAAAGCGTACGGTGTCGGGACGCCAATGG GTTCTCCGTACAGAGACAAGATCACCATTGCCATCCTGCAGTTACAGGAGGAGGGTAAACTTCACATGATGAAGGAGAAGTGGTGGAGAGGAAACGGATGCCCGGAGGAGGACAGCAAGGAGGCGAGCGCGCTCGGCGTACAGAACATCGGTGGGATCTTCATCGTTCTGGCCGCAGGATTGGTGCTGTCTGTGTTTGTGGCCGTCGGGGAAGTGCTGTACAAATCCAAACAGAATGCTCAGATAGAGAAG CGATCGTTCTGCAGTGCGATGGTCGAGGAGCTCAGGGTGTCTCTGAAATGCCAGCGGCGACGGAAACAGAAAGCTCAGCCGCCGGCCATCGTAAAAACAGAGGAAGTTATTAACATGCATACCTTTAATGACAGGAGGCTCCCAGGGAAAGAGACCATGGCGTGA